In Chryseobacterium salivictor, the DNA window TTCCAGATTCTCCTGACTACAAGCAGAAATTCGATTATGAGTTTTACAATAAAATAGCTGGACTCAATCCAATTTTTGTCGAAAATATTTTAAAGCAACTGGAACTTTTTGAAAATGAAAATAAATTTCTGGATTCACAGGTTTCGCAAAAATCTTTGAGTGAAGAGTTGGGAACAAACTCCACTTATTTTTCAAAAATCATCAATACCTATAAAGGGAAAAATTTTGCAGTTTATATTAGCGATCTCCGGTTAGATTATATTATTGATCATCTTAAAAATGATGTAAAATATATCAATATGGATGTAAAGGAACTTGCCAGAATTGCAGGATTTTCGAGTACCGAAAATTTTTCGGATAATTTCCGCAGGAAATTCGATTTAAAACCGTCTGTATTTATAAAAATGATGAAAGACAAACTGTAGTCAATTTCCAATTCATCTTTTTCAGACGTTTTTGGATTGTAGCCGGATTTGACAATAAAAAATCGAAATCTTTTCCAAGATTTCGATTTCTGTAAAACGTAAAATTTAAAAATATGAACTTGGTTTTAGCTGTTATTAATTATTATTGGGGTTAAATTCCATTTCCCGGAGCATCTTATCGATAATTTCCAATGCTTTCTGCTCATCTGATAAATTGACCATTAACCGAACTGTGTTTGCAGTGGGCGTGGTAGTAAAAGACATATAATTATCAATTAAAAAACTTGTAATGTCTTGTGCTTCCAGTTTTGATTTTACCAATTGAATTTCAGACGGTTTCTCACTTTCAAAAACCGCGACTCTCGTTTCTCTTTCCATATTTCATTTCATTTTCGATTGTTAAAGTTACAACAAAATAATTGTAATTTATTCATTAATAATCAAAAATTAATAGGAATTCAAACTCTGTTTTATTTAAAAACCGCCTGAATCTGTTTCTATAATTACATTTTCGCCATACAAACTTCGATTTTATCGAGCGCCATTTGAATTTCTGCCGTGCTAACATTCAGGTGTGGCCGAAACCGGATGGAATGATCACCACAAGACAGAACAATTACGTTTTCCTGGTACAAAAGCTCCTGCAACTTATTGCGTTCTGCGCCATTGGGTAAATCGACCGCGCACATTAAACCGCGTCCTCTTGCATTGGAAA includes these proteins:
- a CDS encoding putative signal transducing protein, whose amino-acid sequence is MERETRVAVFESEKPSEIQLVKSKLEAQDITSFLIDNYMSFTTTPTANTVRLMVNLSDEQKALEIIDKMLREMEFNPNNN